TTCGTCTAACATCAGAATTCAGCTTTTAGCGCTTGCACATAAGTCGTTGTAATGCGTTATAGTATTGCGTTAAACAAAGGATTTACGGGTAATATTGTGAGTAACACTTTGGAAATATTTTCATGGCCTGTCACGGTCTATTATGAAGATACCGATGCCGGTGGTGTGGTCTATCATTCCAACTATTTAAAGTATTTTGAAAGGGCAAGAACGGAGATGCTTCGCAGTGTTGGCGTTTCACAACATGCACTTTTGGAACAAAATATTGGTTTTGTAGTCCGACATATGGACATCGATTATTTACAGGGTGCAAGGCT
Above is a window of Vibrio taketomensis DNA encoding:
- the ybgC gene encoding tol-pal system-associated acyl-CoA thioesterase — its product is MRYSIALNKGFTGNIVSNTLEIFSWPVTVYYEDTDAGGVVYHSNYLKYFERARTEMLRSVGVSQHALLEQNIGFVVRHMDIDYLQGARLDDQLLVNTSIAELKKASLTFCQEIVNPDGKTLCRAMVKVACIDNQRMKPTAIPQAIFMEFSGSDR